The following coding sequences are from one Perognathus longimembris pacificus isolate PPM17 chromosome 13, ASM2315922v1, whole genome shotgun sequence window:
- the LOC125361399 gene encoding olfactory receptor 5AL1-like yields MAHGNYSVVSEFLLLGLTDNPELQVILFGIFLLIYLGSAVANLGLVVVIQISPQLHTPMYFFLTHLAFIDFCFTSSITPNTLVNFLREVRSIKFYACAMQLLCFITFLVSELYLLSIMAYDRYVAICNPLLYVVLMPRKLCIQIMASTYMYGFAVALAQTLATFQLSFCDSNRVNHFYCDDVPLVELACSDTSIKEMMLLIIAGFNTLCSLLIVIISYVFILFAILRMHSAEGRRKAFSTCASHLTSITIYYGTIIFMYLQPKSSHSLDTDKLASIFYVVVIPLLNPLIYSLRNQEVKNSLKRVKEKLCLGSK; encoded by the coding sequence ATGGCCCATGGCAATTATTCAGTGGTGTCTGAGTTCCTCCTCTTGGGACTCACGGATAATCCAGAGCTTCAGGTCATTCTCTTTGGCATATTCCTACTCATCTACTTAGGCAGTGCAGTGGCTAATCTTGGATTGGTTGTGGTAATACAAATTAGTCCTCAGCTTCACACACCCATGTATTTTTTCCTCACACACCTGGCTTTCATTGATTTCTGCTTTACCTCCTCAATCACTCCAAACACTCTTGTGAATTTTCTACGTGAAGTGAGAAGTATAAAATTCTATGCCTGTGCCATGCAGTTATTGTGCTTTATCACCTTTTTGGTTTCTGAGCTGTATTTGCTCTCCATCATGGCATACGATCGGTATGTGGCCATCTGTAATCCTTTACTTTATGTCGTTCTCATGCCCAGAAAGCTCTGTATTCAAATCATGGCTAGTACATACATGTATGGATTTGCTGTGGCTCTTGCACAGACACTAGCAACGTTTCAATTATCCTTTTGTGACTCCAATCGGGTCAACCACTTCTACTGTGATGACGTTCCCCTAGTTGAGCTGGCCTGTTCTGACACAAGTATCAAAGAGATGATGTTGCTAATAATTGCTGGATTCAATACTCTTTGCTCTCTATTGATTGTGATCATTTCTTATGTCTTCATCCTGTTTGCTATCTTGAGGATGCATTCTgcggaagggagaaggaaagcatTTTCTACCTGCGCATCCCACCTGACTTCCATCACAATATACTATGGGACAATCATTTTTATGTATCTACAGCCTAAGTCCAGCCATTCGCTGGACACAGATAAACTTGCTTCTATATTTTATGTCGTAGTGATTCCCTTGTTAAATCCACTGATCTACAGCTTGAGAAACCAGGAAGTAAAAAATTCCCtgaagagagtgaaagagaagtTATGTTTGGGTAGCAAATAA
- the LOC125362560 gene encoding olfactory receptor 1038 — MAEANVTYVTEFILKGITDRPELQVPCFVVFLVIYLVTVVGNVGLITLIRIDARLHTPMYFFLSHLAFVDLCYSSAITPKMMVNFVVVHNIIPFHACATQLGCFLTFMITECFLLASMAYDRYVAICSPLHYSTLMSKRVCLLLVGIPYTYSFLVALFHTIVTFRLTYCGPNVINHFYCDDLPLLALSCSDTRVKEILIFAFAGFDMICSSSIVLISYLFIIAAILRMRSTQGRRKAVSTCGSHIVAVTIFYGTLIFMYLQPKSNHSLDTDKMASVFYTVVIPMLNPLIYSLRNKEVKNASKKALEKGCETLKLFK, encoded by the coding sequence ATGGCGGAAGCTAATGTCACCTATGTCACCGAATTCATTCTCAAAGGGATTACCGACCGGCCGGAGCTCCAGGTGCCCTGTTTCGTGGTGTTTCTCGTGATCTATCTGGTGACAGTGGTGGGAAACGTTGGGTTGATCACTTTGATCAGAATCGATGCTCGACTCCATACCCCgatgtacttcttcctcagccATTTGGCCTTTGTGGATCTCTGTTACTCCTCGGCCATCACACCCAAGATGATGGTGAACTTCGTGGTGGTGCACAACATCATTCCTTTCCATGCATGTGCCACGCAGCTGGGCTGCTTCCTCACCTTCATGATCACAGAGTGTTTCCTATTGGCCTCTATGGCCTACGATCGCTACGTCGCCATCTGCAGCCCCCTGCACTATTCCACGCTGATGTCCAAAAGAGTCTGCCTTCTGCTGGTGGGAATTCCCTACACCTACAGCTTCCTGGTGGCCCTCTTCCACACCATCGTCACCTTCCGTCTGACTTACTGCGGGCCCAACGTGATCAACCACTTCTACTGCGATGACCTTCCCCTCTTAGCTCTCTCCTGCTCCGACACGCGCGTCAAGGAAATTCTGATCTTTGCCTTCGCGGGTTTTGATATGATCTGTTCCTCCTCCATCGTCCTCATCTCCTACCTCTTCATCATCGCAGCCATCCTGAGAATGCGCTCCACCCAGGGCCGGCGCAAGGCTGTCTCCACCTGCGGCTCGCACATCGTAGCTGTCACCATTTTCTATGGCACGCTCATCTTCATGTACCTGCAGCCCAAATCCAATCACTCCCTGGACACGGATAAGATGGCCTCTGTGTTTTACACGGTGGTGATCCCCATGCTCAACCCGCTGATCTACAGCCTCCGGAACAAAGAGGTGAAAAATGCCTccaagaaagccttggagaaagggtgTGAAACCTTAAAACTATTCAAGTAA
- the LOC125361855 gene encoding olfactory receptor 5AL1-like: MAHGNNSLVSEFILLGLTDNPTLQVILFGIFLLIYLGSVVGNLGLIVLTQTSPHLQTPMYFFLTHLAFIDFCFTSSITPNTLVNFLREVRSITLYACATQVCCFITFAVCELFLLSIMAYDRYVAICNPLLYVVLMPRSLCIEMIASTYTYGFAVGLAQTFATFRMSFCDSKRVNHFYCDDVPLVELACSDTSVKEMMLLIIAGFNTLCSLLIVIISYVFILFAILRMHSAEGRRKAFSTCASHLTSITIFYGTIIFMYLQPKSSHSLDTDKIASVFYVIVIPLLNPLIYSLRNQEVKNSLKRMKERLCSASK, encoded by the coding sequence ATGGCCCATGGCAATAATTCATTGGTGTCTGAGTTCATCCTCTTGGGACTCACAGATAATCCAACACTTCAAGTCATCCTTTTTGGCATATTCCTACTCATCTACTTAGGTAGTGTGGTGGGTAATCTTGGATTGATTGTGTTAACCCAAACTAGTCCTCACCTTCAAACACCCATGTATTTTTTCCTTACACATCTGGCTTTCATTGATTTCTGTTTCACCTCCTCTATCACCCCAAACACTCTTGTGAATTTTCTGCGTGAAGTGAGAAGTATAACACTCTATGCCTGTGCCACTCAGGTATGCTGTTTTATCACTTTTGCAGTTTGTGAACTATTCTTGCTGTCCATCATGGCATATGATAggtatgtggccatctgcaatcCTCTACTTTATGTCGTTCTCATGCCCAGGAGCCTTTGTATTGAAATGATTGCTAGCACATACACATATGGATTTGCTGTGGGTCTTGCAcaaacttttgcaacatttcgaATGTCATTTTGTGACTCCAAAAGGGTCAATCACTTCTATTGTGACGATGTTCCCCTAGTTGAGCTGGCCTGTTCTGACACAAGTGTCAAAGAGATGATGCTGCTAATCATTGCTGGGTTCAATACTCTTTGTTCTCTATTGATTGTAATCATTTCCTATGTTTTCATCTTGTTTGCTATCTTGAGAATGCATTCtgcagaagggagaaggaaagcatTTTCTACCTGCGCATCCCATCTGACTTCCATCACAATATTTTATGGTACAATCATTTTTATGTACCTGCAGCCTAAGTCCAGCCATTCTTTGGATACAGATAAAATTGCCTCTGTATTCTATGTAATAGTGATTCCCTTGCTAAACCCATTGATCTACAGCTTGAGAAACCAGGAAGTAAAAAATTCcctgaaaagaatgaaagaaaggttaTGTTCAGCTAGCAAATAA
- the LOC125362228 gene encoding olfactory receptor 5AL1-like, with product MAHGNYSAVSEFILLGLTDHLELQVILFGIFLLIYVGRVLGNLGLIVLIHISPQLHTPIYFFLTHLALIDFCFTSSITPNTLVNFLREVKSIKFYAYTMQVCCFITFLVSELFLLSIMAYDRYIAICNPLLYVILMPRSLCMQVMASTYMYGFSVGLAQTLATFQLSFCGYIVLNHFYCDDVPLVELACSDTSIKEMMLLIIAGFNILCSLLIVIISYVFILFAILRMHSGEGRRKVFSTCASHLTSITIFYGTIIFMYLQPKSSHSLDTDKVTSVFFVIVTPLLNPLIYSLRNQEVKNSLRRMKEKLCLDNK from the coding sequence ATGGCCCATGGCAACTATTCAGCCGTGTCTGAGTTCATCCTCTTGGGACTCACAGACCACTTGGAACTTCAAGTCATTCTCTTTGGCATATTCCTACTCATCTACGTAGGCAGGGTGTTGGGTAATCTTGGGTTGATTGTGCTAATCCACATCAGTCCTCAGCTTCACACACCCATATATTTTTTCCTCACACATCTGGCTTTAATTGATTTCTGTTTCACctcctccatcactccaaacactCTTGTGAATTTTCTACGTGAAGTAAAGAGCATAAAATTCTATGCCTATACCATGCAGGTATGCTGCTTCATCACCTTTTTGgtttctgagctgtttttgctctccATCATGGCATATGATCGCTATATAGCTATCTGTAATCCTCTGCTTTATGTCATTCTTATGCCAAGGAGTCTCTGTATGCAAGTCATGGCTAGCACATACATGTATGGATTTTCTGTGGGTCTTGCACAAACTCTGGCAACATTTCAATTATCATTTTGTGGCTACATTGTGCTCAACCATTTCTACTGTGATGACGTTCCCCTAGTTGAGCTGGCCTGTTCTGACACAAGTATCAAAGAGATGATGTTGCTAATCATTGCTGGGTTCAATATACTTTGCTCTCTGTTGATTGTGATAATTTCTTATGTCTTCATCCTGTTTGCTATCTTGAGGATGCATTCTggtgaagggagaaggaaggtgtTTTCTACCTGCGCATCCCACCTGACGTCCATCACAATATTTTATGGGACAATCATTTTTATGTATCTGCAGCCTAAGTCCAGCCATTCTTTGGACACTGATAAAGTTACCTCTGTATTCTTTGTAATAGTGACTCCCTTGCTAAACCCACTAATCTACAGCTTGAGAAACCAGGAAGTAAAAAATTCCCTgaggagaatgaaagaaaagctaTGTTTGGACAATAAATAA